Genomic segment of Arachis stenosperma cultivar V10309 chromosome 4, arast.V10309.gnm1.PFL2, whole genome shotgun sequence:
ATAACTTGCCTCATTCTTCCATGATCTTCTACCAATTTATCAACTTTCCCCATGcccatttccaaattctcaaAAACCTCATCATTTGAgtcctctcttcttctctccaTCACAGAACTGCATCTTTCCCTGATTTTTCTCCTGAAAGTTCATCTTTTACATATCTTCCAATGTAGCCACTGAGGATTTTCATCACTGCTCCAATAGCAACTTCATCCATTCTTGAATCTTCTACCACCAGAGACCTAGAGTTTGATCTCTCAGAAGCTGAACCAGGCCTCTTGAACTGAGATGCAGAAGAGCCACTTCTTACCTATACAAGTAAGAGTATTAAATATGATAGTAGTATTTGAAGCATTTATGCAAACAATATGCATACATGAATAAAAATGAAGCATTTATGATATCATATCTTCTTACAGTGGATTTCTCTGACTTGTGCTTTGATGAAGCAACACTTCTAGGATCATGACATATGTATGAAGGAAGTGATAGCTTCTTCTTGTGTGAGGCTCCATCAGAGGGAAGAAGTTCAGCAAAGGAAGAAGCCATTGGTGAATgccaattattattattattatggttTTTCAATGATgacattttctttctttataatCTTAGGATTCAGAAGAAAGAAACCAATAAAAAAGATAACACAGAAAGACAGCTAGACTGTGGAGAGATATATATCCTTTAGATGAAGAACATCAAGTTTTCCAAGTCAGGATGCAACCTATAAAATCCCTGCTCAAAAGAAGCCTTAGAAGATGAGgatcctactgatttcatagatTGCATCCCAACCCTTGCTTCATGGTATAATCGTCCTCTATAAGCAGCGAGGTCAGCATAGTACACTGGAGGGACTAACGATACAGGTTTAGTGCACTTTGCAAAGGTGAAGCACATGTCATATATAAGCTTCTGCAATTCATCAGATTTAAACCTGTGTTCATCCCATAAAACGTGGTAGTGAGTAGGCTTGCTGGTGCCTATGCTTCCATAGTAACTACAAAGGTAAAAGTCAAACTCAAAAGGGTGAGTAACTTTTGCATCAACAACTGTTCCTGGCAAAACATTGCCAGTGGAAGATCCATCCCTCCTACCCTCTGGAAAGAATCGAGTTTGATGTCGTTTTTGTGCTACAATAAGAGTGATAGTTGGGAAGTAATTTAATCTCTGGAATTCTCTCTTCAAATCCTGTAGCTCTTCGTTAAGAACCATATCAAACTGGTACTCACTCACCCCATCACGAAAAATGATGATTTTTTCAGGCCTGACTCCATTCATCCTTCTATAACATGCAACAAGCTCAAAGCAAACTTCCCCAAAGTTGAGTATTTTCTCGCTCCGATTGTACTGAGGGCAAACACGTGCTGCGTAGCGATTTGCTGCAGGCCAATTAACAGTTGCAACCACAGCAGCAATTGATGGACTCTTGGTGTCCCGAGAACCAGGATGATTGACATCAGCCCCAACAAACATAACATGCCTATCTTCCTCAAAGTAAGGGAACATATTGTTGAGCTCTACATTACTGCCTCCAAGCTTGGCATTGATCTTGAGGGCCAGATTAGTATAAAATAGGTCATCCCCTTCATTAGCACTATGAGATAAGCAGCATTGTGTCACTATACCAACTTTGGTCTCAGAAATCCACTTAAGGTACTTGTAACCTGGACTTTTCTTAGTCATCACACACAGGAGAAATTGCATGTGACCATGATTCTGTTTACAAGTATTGCTAATCTTTTGAAGTAATTCAGAGAGCAAATCATTCCTTGCAAGTATCTGCATTGAAGATTCTTCATACCAAATGGGCTCCTGCATGTTTATACCCATTCTTTCGTATTTACCAATAAGCTTTTTAACGAATTCGTTGACTCTCAATTGGTGCCTATATGACCCAGAACTAGTAAAATCAAGAATGGCCCAACAATCAACTGGTTTGCCTTCTGCCATTGATCTTCCAAGAAGGTTCCAATTACATTTCTCTAGATCCAACGATATCTTGATAGCCTTGCCATTTGGATCACCTAGCTTTAATTCTGGGGGGGCAATGACACGTCCTAGAATGGTTGTCATGTTCGTGTTCACTTTCATTCCAAAATTTGTTATCACACCACCACtgacaatataaaaaatataagtgaAATTTGTCTCAGATAAATTGAGAGAAATAGCGGATCAAAATCACAAACATTTCCACAAACATTGAATGAATAATCCTCTAGAATTCCACATATTCTTACGTTCATATATGTTTTTCAAATTATCACTAATATATTGAcatgaaaaagataaaaggaGAACATCCAACCATTAAAAAGTAATGCTAAACATGTGCAGGTTTGCACTCATTGCTAAATTATACCGATGTTTACACAGTTCAGTCATCACATCTTTTCTGTATTGTTATGTTCCATGTAGTCCATCCTACCAAGTAGAATAAACTTAACAATTAGGAACACAATTGCTGCCAACCTCATCTAGTAGGATAAGGCTTGGCAGTTGTTACTGTTAGGATCACAATCAAACATAATACTCTTTGGTCATCTTCCAAGGAAATGAAAGATTCAAGACTGCAAGCTTGAATCTGATGGAGTTTGAAGGTTCAGGAACAAGCAAGTGCAATGAAGAAATATTGTAGAAGAAGAGATTACTTGACTGTGAAGTTACTGAATATTGTTCACATAATGGCACTGAATCATATATCTATAAGTGACCGTAAGTTTTACTTATACACACTAGTACACTAGACTTTAACAGAATCACAAACACTACTAAGCTAACAGCCTAACCAATATAACTAACCACTAACCAATTACATGCATACCCTTTACGGAAAGCTGACACATTGTTTTACTAGTTTAGGATGTAGAGTGAAAATGTTAGTCTTATCAACTGGGAATTACTTTTCTTCCTACCATTAAACTTCTTTTGGCGAATCTCTTGGCTAGATGATCCAAAAGTTTAACAACTTCCATATTGTCATTTGCATCAACACAATAATTAGATGGGCCTCCTAGTTGCAATAGTGCTTGAGGGGCTAATCATATAGCAATGTCTATGGAGGCATCCTAACCAAGAGCTATAGAAGTTGCATGGAAGCATATGAGAATTGCCAGATATTTAGCAATTTTGAGTGACAAAGggtgttttcaaaaaaaaatgtgGGGCTTAGGAGTTTATGTGCACTTTCTAAGCCATTATAGCTTAGTGCACACATCAGCAAAAAAATGAAAGATGCAAACTGAAACTACTCTTTATTAACGATCCTAAACCTACAGCTCTCATTCCATAAAGTTGTAACTAGAAACAAAGGAAAGGTAATAATGTGAGTACGACAAGGCGTAAACAGAATACAATTGAAATGATATTTTACTTACCCGCAAGGTCCATCATTTGAGTGCACCATCTTTTGTATTGCACTCTCCCTCTCAGTTGGGTGAGCTAGTGACAGTGCTTTCAATGTCTTTGCAGAATCTGCATCCAGACATTCTTTAGGATATTTTTGCCCCCCAACCAAAACACAGAATTCCATAGGTACATAGTTCTTCTTGTTGCCTTTCCCTAAGTCTAAACAGGGAATATCTTTGTATACAATGTCTTTCCCATATTTGTCTCTAAAAAAGCTAAGAAGACTAGCATTCTTTGAGAGATTCCACCCCTCAGCATTGTCAATGGGAAAAGTGACGTACCTTGCATTCTGAGGTGTTAATCTCACAACAGTATATTTCTGTTTGGATTTACGATGAGTCACACTAACTTTCAATCCAATAAGTGCATCTTCAACATCCTTTCTGAAGTATTCAAATTCCTCCAACTTAAAATTATGTATATGCTCATGCAAGAAATCCAAGACTGACACTTGCTTTCGGAAAGCCAACACAGAGTAGTCTACGCATAGGGACAGACCCTGCGATGTAGGCTTTAAACTATGCTGAAACCCACCAACAGCAATTATGCCGCGGTGAAGATCTTTCAGTGTCATAGGGGGATAGAAGTGTCGTCCCACTGCAACAGTGCGCCTAGATGGATTCTCCTTGACCACCACATCCATCCCTTGTAAAATATCCCTGGGAATTGAGAGGCTGTGACCATTAAGATAGTCCATTAGCTTGCAAAGCCTGTATGTATTAACAAGTGTTAAGGTAACACTATATGTAAGGGTCTTTTCATCATCTCCTTCAGAAAGCTCCACAGTAAAGGTTTCTTCCGGTAATTGTATTGCACTAAAGATATTCTTTGCACCATCATATGCAGTCATATCCAAGGGTAATCTCTCTGGATCATCAGAAAACAATTTATCTCTAATCATGGACAGATCAGATTTTGATAATTTCTGAGGCCGGCCATGCTTTGAGGGAAACTTTGGTTTAACGCCAACATTGTAATGCATTATTACACTCTCTGGATT
This window contains:
- the LOC130974564 gene encoding protein argonaute 2-like; translated protein: MESGGDGRGHGGRGLRRQQRQPELNLQPQWRRPLTSPTTSHSNITLQPQWRRSTQPPPAALPSHPQYSAAAAEQPRELLLQPEWRRPRPPTTTTTPPEPEPARRLPRPTSSFWNQNQYSPKPQSLSSGSEGSRTSSAADHADFWRLPSLYNDSQVPKLEKLQISRQFATPCSTLERKDKLSPIRRPDNGGTLAILTNKLRVNHFLVKLNPESVIMHYNVGVKPKFPSKHGRPQKLSKSDLSMIRDKLFSDDPERLPLDMTAYDGAKNIFSAIQLPEETFTVELSEGDDEKTLTYSVTLTLVNTYRLCKLMDYLNGHSLSIPRDILQGMDVVVKENPSRRTVAVGRHFYPPMTLKDLHRGIIAVGGFQHSLKPTSQGLSLCVDYSVLAFRKQVSVLDFLHEHIHNFKLEEFEYFRKDVEDALIGLKVSVTHRKSKQKYTVVRLTPQNARYVTFPIDNAEGWNLSKNASLLSFFRDKYGKDIVYKDIPCLDLGKGNKKNYVPMEFCVLVGGQKYPKECLDADSAKTLKALSLAHPTERESAIQKMVHSNDGPCGGGVITNFGMKVNTNMTTILGRVIAPPELKLGDPNGKAIKISLDLEKCNWNLLGRSMAEGKPVDCWAILDFTSSGSYRHQLRVNEFVKKLIGKYERMGINMQEPIWYEESSMQILARNDLLSELLQKISNTCKQNHGHMQFLLCVMTKKSPGYKYLKWISETKVGIVTQCCLSHSANEGDDLFYTNLALKINAKLGGSNVELNNMFPYFEEDRHVMFVGADVNHPGSRDTKSPSIAAVVATVNWPAANRYAARVCPQYNRSEKILNFGEVCFELVACYRRMNGVRPEKIIIFRDGVSEYQFDMVLNEELQDLKREFQRLNYFPTITLIVAQKRHQTRFFPEGRRDGSSTGNVLPGTVVDAKVTHPFEFDFYLCSYYGSIGTSKPTHYHVLWDEHRFKSDELQKLIYDMCFTFAKCTKPVSLVPPVYYADLAAYRGRLYHEARVGMQSMKSVGSSSSKASFEQGFYRLHPDLENLMFFI